The Candidatus Methylomirabilota bacterium genome contains the following window.
GGACACGGCACGACCGTCGCGCCGGTCGCGGCGAGGCGCTCGCGCGCTTCGGCGGGCGCGCCCCCGCCCACGGCGATGAGGACGCGGCGCGGGTCGCCGGCGCGGATCAGTCGAGCCCCGGGGGGCGTGCGGGCGCCGGTGTCGAGCACGACCCGGTAGGGCTCGCGGGGCCAGGGACGCGCCAGGCGCACCGTGAGCTCCGGGTCGTCGCGGAGGACGGTCGTGACGCCGACGACGATCGCGTCGGCCTCGCTGCGGAGCCGGTGGGCGTGGGCGCGCGCCGGCTCACCCGAGATCCAGCGCGAGGCCCCCGAGGCGTCGGCGATCTTCCCGTCGAGGGTCATCCCCGCCTTGAGCGTCACGTGCGGCCGGCGCTCGGTCACGGCGGTGAGGAACACGCGGTTCTGGCTCGTCGCCTCCGCCGCGAGCACCCCGTACACGACCTCGATCCCCGCGCCGCGGAGGATCTCGAAGCCCCGCCCCGCGACGAGCGGGTTCGGGTCGCCGATCGCCGCCACCACGCGCGCGATCGCGGCCTCGACGACCGCCGACGCGCACGGGGGCGTCCGCCCCCGGTGGGCGCACGGCTCGAGCGTGACGTAGAGTGTGGCGCCGCGCGCCCGTGGGCCCGCCGCGGCAAGCGCCTCGACCTCGGCATGTGGGCCTCCGGCGCGCAGGTGGACGCCCTCGCCGGCGATCTCTCCCGACGGGGTCACGACGACGGCGCCGACCATCGGGTTCGGCGACGTGAGCCCGCGGCCGCGCTCGGCGAGCTCGAGTGCGCGCCGCATGAAGCGCTCGTCGGGCGCGCTCACGACGGCGGCACCAGCTCGTCCACGAAGGCCTCGGCCTCGAAGGTCTGGAGGTCCTCGACGCGCTCGCCGACGCCGATCAGCTTGACCGGGATCCGGAGCTCGCGGACGATCCGGACGACGATCCCGCCCTTGGCGGTGCCGTCGAGCTTCGTCAGCGCCACGCCCGAGAGCCCGATCGCCTCGTGGAACACGCGGGCCTGGGCAAAGCCGTTCTGCCCCGTCGGCGCATCCAGCACCATCAGCGACTCGTGGGGCGCCCCCGGCAGCTGGCGCGCGATGACGCGCTTGAGCTTCGCGAGCTCCTCCATGAGATTCGACTTCGTGTGGAGGCGTCCCGCGGTGTCCACGATGAGCGCGTCGGCGCCGCGCGCCGCCGCCGCCTTCACCGCGTCGAAGACGACCGCCGCGGGGTCGGAGCCCGCGGCCTGGTGGATCACTTCGACACCGATGCGCTCGCCCCAGCGCTCGAGCTGCTCGATCGCGGCGGCGCGGAACGTGTCGGCCGCCGCCAGGAGGACGTGCCTCCCGGAGCCCTTGAGCGCGGCGGCGAGCTTCGCCGCCGTCGTCGTCTTGCCCGCGCCGTTCACGCCGAGCATGAGGACGACGGCCGGCCGGTGGTCGAGGCTCAGGGGCTGGGCCGCCGCGGCGAGCGTGTCGAGGAGAAAGCGGCGGAACAGCGGGCGCAGCTGGTCCGCGCGGGTGACCGTCCCGAACATGACCTCCTCGCGCGCGCGGTTCGTGAAGTCGGCCGCGAGGGCGGCGCCCAGGTCGGCCGCGATCAGGAGCTCCTCGAGCTCCGCGTAGAGCGTCTCGTCGATCGGCCGCTCGGGTGCCAGGACCGCGCCGAGGCCGCCCGCCAGGTACTCCTGGGAGCGCCGGAGCCCCTCGCGCAGGCGCGCGCCCAGACCGGAGAGGAAGGTCACGGGACGTCCGCGGGCAGGACCAGCCGCTCGATCACCGCGCCGCTCGGGCCGAGCCGGGGCACGGGCCGCCCGTTCAGCTCGAACGCGACGCCGCCGGCGTTGCCGATCGTGAGGATGAACGGCCGGTTGGACACCCACTCGCGGGTCTCGCCCGCGGGGATATTCTCCTCGCTCGTGCGGCCGTCCTGCGTGCGCACGCGGATCCACGTGAGCTCTGAGGTCCGCGCCACGAGCCGGTAGAGCGACGTGACGCCGGCGATCTGGGGCGGCGCCCCGGTCGAGGCCCCGGCGGGAGGCCCGGGCATGGCGGGCGCCGGGACCGGGCGGGGTGTCTCGGCGGCCGGCCGCGCTTCGACGTCGGGCGCGGGCCTGGGCTCCGGGGCGCGCGCGGCCGCGCGCTCCTCCCTTCGGGGCTCGCGCGCGGGCTGGAGCCAGAGCGTGACGGTGAACAGCGCGACGCCGAGCACGACGAGCAGCACGAACCCTGCGAGCACGGCGCTGCGGCTCCGGGTCTCGGCCGTCTCTCGGCGCCGGGCGGCTTCCGCGGTGGCGGCCGCCCCCGCCGGGCGCGCGTGGGGCTCTGGCGTCGTCTTGGTCTCGGGCGCGTCCACGGCGCGGCCGTCGTAGATGGCGAACGCTTCGTCCGGCGCGACGCCTAGCGTCTGGCAGTACGCGCGGATGAAGCCCCTCGTGAAGACCGGGGCCGGGAGGGCTTCGAAGTCGTCGGCCTCAAGCGCCTCCAGGTAGCTGGTCAAGACCCGGGTGGAGCGGGAGATCTCCTCGAGGGAAACCCCTCGCCGGGTGCGCAGCTCACGGAGATAGGAGCCGACGGACGGCATAGCCCTGACGCCGCCGAGTCTAGCTCATTTCCCCTGCGACTTCACCTACTTACTGAGCGTTCAGGTTGACCGACACGAGTTTGGAGAGCCCGGGCTCCTCCATGGTGACGCCGTACAGGACGTCGGCGGCTTCCATGGTCTTGCGGTTGTGGGTGATGACGAGGAACTGCGTCTGGCTCGTCAGCTCACGGAGCACTTTGAGGAAGCGGTGGATGTTGGCGTCGTCGAGCGGCGCATCCACCTCGTCCAGCACGCAGAAGGGGCTCGGTCTGAAGTAGAAGATGGCGAAGAGCAGGGCGAGCCCGGTGAGCGCACGCTCGCCACCGGACAGGAGCGTCACGGACTGCAGCCGCTTGCCGCGCGGCTGGGCCATCAGATCCACGCCCGTGTCGAGCGGGTCGCCGCCCTCTTCGGCCTCCACGAGCCGCAGCTCGGCACGCCCGCCCTCGAACAGCCGCTCGAAGATCCCCTGGAAGTGGCGGTTGATCTCCTCGAAGGCCTGGGCGAAGCGCTCCTGCGCGCTCCGGGTCATCCCGCGGAGCGCCTTCTCGAGGTCCTTGATCGACCCGACGAGGTCGTCGTGCTGGGTCCGGAGGAACGTGAGACGCTCGTCGAGCTCGCGGTACTCGTCGTCGGCGACGAGGTTCACCGGGCCGATGGCCGCGAGGCGCTCCTCGAGCTCCGCCACGCGCTCGCGCACGCCCGTGAGGTCACGCGCCGGATCGTGACCCGCACGGAGCCCGGCCTCGTCGACCCCGTAGGCACGCCACGCGTCCTGCCCGAGCTCCTCGCGGCGGATGCGGCACTCGGTCGCGGCCAGGTCGAGCTCGTGGACGCTCGAGATCAGCCGCCCGATCGCGCCCTCGACGCCGCGCGTCTCGCCTTCCAGCCCGCGCAGCTCGGCGGCGAGCTGCTCGTGCTGCTCGGCCGCGAGCCGCGTCTCGCCCTCCATCCGGTCGCGCTCGATCGCGACGTCGCGCGCGCCCGCGTCCGTGCGCTCGCGCTCCTCGGCGAGCCAGGCGCGCCGGTCGTGGAGCTGGCCCTGCCGCCGCCGGGCCTGCTCGAGCCGCTCGGCGAGGTCGCGCTCCATGTCGCCAAGGCGCTGGAGCTCGCGGCCGAGCGCGTCCACGCGCTCCGTCGCCCCGGCGAGCTCCACGCGGCACGCCGTGAGCTCGCCGCCGAGCGTCGCCTCCTGCACCTGCGCGGCGTCGATCGCCGCGCGGCTCCGCGCCATCGCGGCCTCGTGGGCCGCCTCGGCCTCGCGCGCGAGCTCGACGCGCTGGCCCAGCTGGCCGAGCGTCCGCGCGGTTTCCTCCGTCTCGAGCTCCACCTGCCGCGACTCCGCGCGGACCGTCTCGAGGTGGCGCTGGACGCGCTCGTGCTCGCGCGCCGCCTGCTCCAGGTCCTTCTCGCTCGCGAGACACTGCGCCCGACGGGTGTGGACCGCCTGGTCGAGCCGCGCGGCGTGCTCGCGGGCCGCCGTGACTTCTTCGGCGAGCGCCGCCACGGCCGTCTGCGCCTGAGCCTCGCCCGCCGCGAGCCGCCGCACCTCGTCGTCGAGCTCGCGGAGCCGGCGCTTGCGCGCAAGCAGCGAATGCTGGACTCCGGACGCCGGGGTCTCGCCGCCGCCGTGCAGGCGGCCCGTCGGCCCCAGGACCTCGCCCGAGGGAGTGACGTAGATCGCCACCACGCCGTTGCGGCGCCAGAGGGCCTCCGCGCGGTCCAGGTGCTCGACGATCGCGACGGGCCCGAGGAGGTGGTGCACCAAGCTCGCGCTGGGCGCGGCGACGCTCCCCGCCGCCCAGCGCACGCCCGACTCGTCGGCGGGCGTGCCCGCGGGCGACGGCAGGTGCTCGAGCGGGAGGAACGTGGCGGCGCCGAGCGAGCGCTCGCGCAGATAGTCGACCGCGGCGCGGGCGTCGGCGAAGCGCTCGACGACCACCCACTGGACCCGCTCGCCCAGGGCCGCCTCGATCGCGCGCTCCATCCCCGGCGGAACCTCCAGGAGGTCCGCGACCGTGCCGACCACCCCCGCGAGACCGCTGGCGCGCCCCTCGCCGAAGACGGCGCGCACGCCGGCGCCGTAGCCCTCGCGCTGGCGCTCGAGCTCGGCCAGCGCCTCGAGGCTCGACCGCCGGGCCGCGAGCGCGAGGCGCGTGTCCGCGAGCCCGCCCTCGGCCTCGGCGAGGCGCCGGGCCGCGCCCTCGAGGCGCGCGGCGAGCTGCCGGCGCTCGCCCTCGAGCGCGCCGAGCTCGGTCTGGGCCAGGTCGTGCGCCTCGACGAAGCGGGCGCGCTGCGCGTGCAACCGTCCGGCCTCCGCCTCGACCTCGGTCAACTCCTGGGCGAGGCGCTCGGCCCGACGCCCGAGCTGCGCCTCGCGCTCGCGGAGCTCGCCTGCCTGGCGCATGAGGTCGACGCGCTCGCCGGCGAGCCGCGCCTGCTCGAGTCGAAGCGCCTCGGCGCGGTCGCGCTCGGAGGCGAGGGCCGCGCGAAGCCGCTCGAGGCGCCCCGCGAGGTCGTCCGCCGCCCGGTCGCGCTCCTCCGCCTGGCGGGTCGCCTCCGCGAGCCCCGCGTGGCCGGCGTCGCGCTCGGCCAGCACCGTCTCGCGCCGCTCCGCCGTGACCCGGAGCTCCTCGGCAACCCGCACCGCCTCCTCCGCGAGCTCGCGGAGCTGCAGGCCCATCTGCTCGCGGCGCTCGAGGAGCCGCTCGAGCTCGCCCTGGACCTTCTGGACCGACTGCCGCAGGTCGGCGAGCCGGTGGTCGCTCGCCTGGAGGAGCTCGCGCTGGCGCGCCTCCCGCGCGGCGAGCCCCGCGCTCCGCGTCCGGAGAACCTGCTCCTCGTCGCGCAGCCGCCCGATCTCGCCCGCGAGCCGCTCGCCCTCGGCGACGCGCGCCATCCAGTCGGCCGCCGCGAGCGCCAGCGCCAGGTCGCGCTTCTCGGTCTGCAGCGCCTTGTACTGTTGCGCCTTCTTCGCCTGGCGCTCGAGCGAGCCGAGCTGCCGCTTCACCTCGTCCATCACGTCCCGGACGCGCACGAGGTTCTGGCGGGCGGCGTCGAGCTTGCCCTGCGTCTCGTTCCGCTGCTGCTTGTAGCGCGCGACGCCCGCCGCCTCCTCGATGAAGATGCGGCGCTCGTGGGGCTTGGCGGTGAGGACGTGGTTCAGCTTGTCCTGGTCCATCACCGAGTAGGCGCGGGGGTTCGCGCCCGTGCCGGCGAAGAGGTCGAGGATGTCCCGCAGGCGCGCGAGGTTCCGGTTGAGGAGATACTCGCTCTCGCCCGTCCGGTAGAGGCGGCGGGCGACCGCGACCTCGGTCCATGGCACGCTGAGCACGCCGTCGTTCCCGAACATGAGCTCGACCTCGGCGAGCCCGACGGGCTTGCGCGAGGCGGAGCCGTAGAAGATCACGTCCTCCATCCGCTGTCCGCGCAGCGACTTGGCGCTCTGCTCGCCGAGGGCCCAGCGCACCGCCTCGGAGATGTTGCTCTTCCCGCAGCCGTTCGGCCCGACGACGCCCGTGATCCCGGGCAGCACTTTCACCACGGTCTTCTCGCCGAACGACTTGAACCCGTGCAGGGTGATCGATTCGAGGCGCATAAAGTTTATGTAGCACGTACGAGGCCTTACGCCCAAAAGAATTGTACCAGCGCTGGGGGGCCCGGCCGGGGCCGGACCCCAGATGTCGAGGCTCGGCCGCGGGGCGTGACCCCAGGTCCCGAGTGCTCCGGATCGCCCTGGTGGCGCGATGATCGTGGCGCGGACGCGGGGCGCCGGCGGGGCGAAGGGTGAGGCGCGGACCGGGATGCGTTTCCGGGGGACGGGTGAAGCGTGCGGCACGAGCGCGGGATCGTGATTCTCCTGTGCGCTCGCGCGGCCCTTCTGGCACGACCTGATGGCGACCTACTAGCGCGGCGAATACCCGTGGCACGGCGTGACGACGTCGTTCACGGCTCTCGACATCTGATGTTCCGGCTCCTCCGCGTTGTTCCTCGCGCTGGCGGCCTCGAGAGCGTGGCGCGCCCGAGCTCACGCAGCAGGTGCTCTCCTCGGCCTCGGCTTCGCCAGCTTCGTCGCGGCCGTGGGCGTCCTCCTCGCGCTGTCGGTGGTGTTTCGGTTCAGCGATCTCGAGTCGATGCGCCCCTCACCCGGCTACCCGTTCTTCTCCAACGGTCGGTTGATCGGGGGTACGCTCGTGCCCTTCGCGACGCTCTATCTCGCGGGGCTCGGCGCCGTGACGCGACGGCCCCTCGTCGTGGTCATCGCTCTCGCGCCGGCGCTCACCGTCGCCGAATTCGTGCTCTCCGTCGACGTGTTCCGCAGCCGCTACAACTGGTTCCACCTCGTCGCCGCGGCGACGGCTCTCTGAGGCGGGTCCCGCCGCCGACCACTACTGCTTCAGGTAGCAGCACTTCTTGTACTTCTTGCCCGACCCGCACGGGCACGGATCGTTGCGCCCGACCTTCTCGCCCGCCGCGGTCCGCACCGGAGCCTGCGGGCGGGCCGCCCCCACGGGGGCGCGGCCGGGCTCCTGCGGCATCTCGCCGCGGGACTCCCGCGCGTCGGCCCACGCCGTCAGCGCGGGAAGCTCCATCGGCGCGTCGCGGACGACCTGGACCTTGAAGAGGCGCTCGACGACGGCGGCTTTCACGCGCTCGACCATGTCCTGGAAGAGCTCGAACGCCTCCTTCTTGTACTCGGTCAGCGGATCGCGCTGGCCGTAGCCGCGGAGGCCGATCCCCTCCTTCAGGTGGTCGATGGAGAGCAGGTGGTCCTTCCATTGCTGGTCGATGACGATCATCATCTCGTGGCGCTCGAGCGCCCGCAGCAGGTCCGGCCCGAGCTCGCGCTCGCGGGCCGCGTAACGTTCGCGCACCGCTTCCGCGACCAGCTCGTCGAGCCCGTCGCGGGAGGTGACCTCCGCGTAGCGCGCGGGCGGGATGCGGACGTCGAACTGGCGGTAGAGTGCCTCGCCGAGCGCCGCGAGGTCCCAGTCCTCGGAGTGGGCATCCCGCGCCGCGTAAGCGTCGAGCGCGCCGACCGCGACGTCCTCGATCCAGTCCGCGACGGTGTCCGCCTGGCTTTCGCCGTCGAGGATCTGCCGCCGCATCCCGTAGATGATCTCGCGCTGTTTGTTCATCACGTCGTCGTACTCGAGGAGGTGCTTGCGGATCTCGTAGTGGTGCGTCTCGACGCGCTTCTGCGCCGTCGCGATCGCGCGCGTCACGAGCCGGTGCTCGATCGGCTCACCCTCCTGCATGCCGAGCCGCTCCATGATCGTCTGGATCCGCTGCGAGCCGAAGATCCTGAGCAGGTCGTCCTCGAGCGAGAGGTAGAACCGGGACGAGCCCGGATCGCCCTGCCGGCCCGAGCGGCCGCGGAGCTGGTTGTCCACGCGCCGCGCCTCGTGGCGCTCGGTGCCGACGATGTGCAGGCCGCCGACGGCCACCACGCGCCCATGCTCGGGCTCCGTGATGCGCGACGCCTCCTCGAACGCCGTCCGCCGGTCCGCCTCCGACGCGGTCACCGGCTCGAGCCCTCTCTTCCGGAGGATCTCCTTCGCGAGGAAGTCGGGATTGCCGCCGAGCAGGATGTCGGTGCCGCGCCCGGCCATGTTCGTGGCGATCGTCACCGCGCCCTCGCGGCCCGCCTGGGCGACGATCTCGGCCTCGCGCTCGTGGTACTTCGCGTTCAGCACCTCGTGACGGACGCCGCGCTTCTTCAGGAGCTTCGAGAGCTGCTCGGACTTCTCGATCGAGACGGTGCCGACGAGGATCGGCTGACCCTTCGCGCTCCGCTCGATGATGTCTTCGGTCACCGCGTTGAACTTCTCGCGCTCGGTCTTGTAGACGACGTCCGGGTGGTTGAGCCGGATGAGCGTGCGGTTCGTCGGGATCACGGTGACGTCGAGCTTGTAGATCTTCCCGAACTCCTCGGCCTCCGTCTCGGCCGTGCCGGTCATGCCCGCGAGCTTCTCGTACATGCGGAAGTAGTTCTGGAAGGTGATCGTCGCGAGCGTCTGGTTTTCGCGCTCGATCCGCACGCCCTCCTTCGCCTCGACCGCCTGGTGGAGGCCGTCCGACCACCGCCGGCCCGGCATCAGGCGCCCCGTGAACTCGTCGACGATGAGCACCTGCCCGTCCTTCACCATGTAATCCACGTCGCGCCGGAACAGCGCGTGGGCGCGGAGCGCCTGCTGGATGTGGTGGAGGAGGTTGATGTGCTTCGGGTCGTAGAGGTTGTCGACGTTGAGGAGCCGCTCGCAGGTCGCGATCCCCTCCTCGGTCAGCGCCACGGCGCGCGCCTTCTCGTCCACGATGAAGTCGCCCGCCTTCTGCTCCTCGATCTCGGACAGCTTGCCCTCGACGATCGTGGCCGCGCGCTTGAGCTTCGGGATCACACGGTCGATCTTGAAGTAGAGGTCCGTCGACTCGTCGGCGGGCCCCGAGATGATCAGCGGCGTCCGCGCCTCGTCGATCAGGATCGAGTCCACCTCGTCCACGATCGCGTAGTGGAGCTCGCGCTGGACGAGCTCGTCGAGCGTGAAGCGCATGTTGTCGCGGAGGTAGTCGAAGCCGAACTCGTTGTTCGTGCCGTACGTGATGTCGGCGCGGTACGCCTCCTGGCGCGTGCAGGGCCGGAGCGTGGTCAGCCGGGCGTCCGAGCTCACGTAGGCCGGGTCGTACAAAAAGGAGGCCTCGTGCTGGATCACGCCGACGGAGAGGCCGAGCGCGTGGAAGATGGGCCCCATCCACTGCGCGTCGCGCTTGGCGAGGTAGTCGTTGACGGTGACGATGTGGACGCCGCGCCCGGTGAGCCCGTTGAGGTACGCGGGCAGCGTCGCGACGAGCGTCTTGCCCTCGCCCGTCGCCATCTCGGCGATCTTCCCGGCGTGGAGCACCATGCCGCCGATGAGCTGGACGTCGAAGTGGCGCATCCGGACGGTCCGTCGCGCGGCCTCGCGGCAGACGGCGAACGCCTCGGGCAGGAGCTCGTCGAGCGGCTCGCCGTCGGTGAGGCGCTTGCGGAATTCGTCGGACCTCGCGCGCAGCCCGGCGGCGTCGAGCGCCTGCGCCGCCGGCTCGAGCGCGTTGATCGCCTGGACCGCGGGCTGCATGCGCTTGACGTCGCGCTCGTGCTTGGTGCCGAAGATCGCCCGGAGGACGGCCTCGATCATCTCGATTGATTATGGCACACGCGCGTGGCCCGGAGCGATTTCAGCGCCCGCCGCTCGCGGCGCCGAGCAGCTCACGCGCGTGGCCGCGCGCGGTGTCCGTGACTCGCGCGCCGCCCAGCATCCGCGCGACCTCCTCGACGCGCGCCTCGCCCGCGAGGAGCTCGGCGCTCACGCGGGTGCGGCCCGCCCGCACGCTCTTGGCGACGCGCAGGTGGTGATGCGCGCGCGCCGCGATCGGCGCCAGGTGGGTCACGCAGAGGACCTGTCGCCCCTCCGCGGCGCCGGCGAGCTTCTGCGCCACCACGGCGGCGACCCGCCCGCCGATGCCCGCGTCCACCTCGTCGAAGACCATCGTGGGCACGCGGTCGGCCTTGGCCAGCACCGTCTTGAGCGCGAGCATCGCGCGCGAGAGCTCGCCGCCGGACGCCACGCGCGCGAGCGGGCGGAGCTCCTCGCCCGGGTTCGTCGAGAGCCGGAACTCCGCGCGGTCGAGGCCGCGCGGCGAGACATCGTCCAGGGCACCGCGCTCGAGGGCGATCCGGAACACCGCGCGCTCCATCCCGAGGGCGCGCAGCTCGCGCTCGACCTGGGGCGCCAGGCGCTCGCCCGCGGCGCTGCGACGCTCGGAGAGCTCGTCGGCGGCCTCGGCGAGCTCGGCGTGCAGCTCGGCCAGGAGCCGCTCCTGCTCCGCCAGGATCTCCTCGTGACGCCCGAGGCGGTCGAGCTCGGCCGCCGCCCGGTCGCGGAATGCAAGCATCGCCTGCTCCGTGTCGCCGTACTTGCGCTTGAGCCGCGTCAGCGCGTCCAGGCGCTCGTCGACCGCCTCGAGCCGCCCGGGCTCCACGCTCACGGCGTCGCGGAGCGCCCTGATCCGTGCGAGCGCCTCGTCGAGCTGGATGGCGGCCGCGTCGAGCGTCTCCACGGGCCCGGTGAAGGCGGGGTCGAGGCGCCCGAGGTCGGTGAGGAGCCGCGCGGCCCGATGGATGCGCGCCGCCGCCGAGCCCTCGTCGTCCGCCAAAAGCGCGGCGGCCTCGACGATCCCGGCGAGCAGGCGCTCCGCGTGCTGGGCGCGGCGCCGCTCCCCGCGCAGCTCCTCCTCCTCGCCGGGCCGGAGGCGGGCGCCATCGAGCTCGGAGACCTGGAAGCGCAGCTGGTCCTCGCGCTGCGCCCGGTCCCGCTCCGCCGCGCGCGTGCGCTCGACCGCCTCGCGGGCCGCCCGGTACTTCGCGACGAGGGAGGCGACGCGCTCGCGGAGGTCCTCGGCGTCGGCGAACCGATCGAGCAGCTCGAGCTGGCGCGCGGGCTCGAGGAGCCGCTGGTGCTCGTGCTGGCCGTGGACCTCGACGAGGTGGTCGCCGAGCCGCTCGAGCAGCGCCACGGTCACCGGCGAGTCGTTGACGAAGGCCCGGTGGCGGCCCCCGCGCGCGAGCTCGCGGCGCACGACGAGCTGGCCGTCCTCGAGGGCCAGCCCCGCCTCGTCCAGGACGTCCGCCACCGGGCCGCGGGGCTCGGCGTCGAAGACCGCCTCCACGGTGGCGGTCTCGGCGTCGGTGCGGATCACGTCGGTCTGGGCGCGGGCGCCCCGCACGAGGAGGATCGCGTCGATCAGCATGGACTTGCCGGCCCCGGTCTCGCCGCTCAGGACGTTCAGGCCGGGGCCGAACGGCGCCGTGACGGACTCGATCACGGCGAAGTTCCGGATGCGCAGCTCGCGCAGCATCGGAATGGATGCTAGGTCAGTCGGCCGGACCGCTCAAGCGGTATCCGGGGCGATACGCCGCTACCGCTCCCCCCACTTCAGCTTCGTCCGGAGCACGGAGAAGAACCCCTTCTGCGGGAAGCGGAGGAGCCGGATGCGCGCGCCGCCCTTCACGACTTCCACCGTGTCGTGCACCTTGAGGTGCACCCCGAGCTGGCCGTCCACCGTGGCCATCACCTCCTGGTCGGCCAGCAGGGTGACCTCGACGCGGAGGCCGCCCGGGACGACGATCGGCCGGTTCGTCAGCGTGTGCGAGCAGATCGGCGTCAGCACCAGCGCGTCCATCGTCGGGAAGAGGATCGGGCCGCCGGCCGACAGGCTGTACGCGGTCGAGCCCGTCGGGGTCGAGATGATGAGTCCGTCGGCGCGGTACGCGGTCGCGTGCTGGCCCTCGACCGAGACGGCGAGGTCGATGATCCGGCTCACCGCGGACTTGGTGATGACGACGTCGTTCAGCGCCGCGTACTCGCACAGCCGCTGGCCGCCGCGCAGGACGCGGACGGTGAGCATCATGCGCTCGTCCACCGCCATCCGCCCGGCGAGGACCGCCTCGAGCGCGGGGAGCATCTCGTCGAGGGTCGTCGCGGTGAGGAACCCGAGCCCGCCCAGATTCACCCCGAGCAGCGGCACGCCGAGGTCGCCCACCGCGCGCGCCATCGAGAGCAGCGTGCCGTCCCCGCCGAGCACCACGAGCAGGTCCACCTGCGCCGGGAGCTCGG
Protein-coding sequences here:
- the secA gene encoding preprotein translocase subunit SecA, producing the protein MIEAVLRAIFGTKHERDVKRMQPAVQAINALEPAAQALDAAGLRARSDEFRKRLTDGEPLDELLPEAFAVCREAARRTVRMRHFDVQLIGGMVLHAGKIAEMATGEGKTLVATLPAYLNGLTGRGVHIVTVNDYLAKRDAQWMGPIFHALGLSVGVIQHEASFLYDPAYVSSDARLTTLRPCTRQEAYRADITYGTNNEFGFDYLRDNMRFTLDELVQRELHYAIVDEVDSILIDEARTPLIISGPADESTDLYFKIDRVIPKLKRAATIVEGKLSEIEEQKAGDFIVDEKARAVALTEEGIATCERLLNVDNLYDPKHINLLHHIQQALRAHALFRRDVDYMVKDGQVLIVDEFTGRLMPGRRWSDGLHQAVEAKEGVRIERENQTLATITFQNYFRMYEKLAGMTGTAETEAEEFGKIYKLDVTVIPTNRTLIRLNHPDVVYKTEREKFNAVTEDIIERSAKGQPILVGTVSIEKSEQLSKLLKKRGVRHEVLNAKYHEREAEIVAQAGREGAVTIATNMAGRGTDILLGGNPDFLAKEILRKRGLEPVTASEADRRTAFEEASRITEPEHGRVVAVGGLHIVGTERHEARRVDNQLRGRSGRQGDPGSSRFYLSLEDDLLRIFGSQRIQTIMERLGMQEGEPIEHRLVTRAIATAQKRVETHHYEIRKHLLEYDDVMNKQREIIYGMRRQILDGESQADTVADWIEDVAVGALDAYAARDAHSEDWDLAALGEALYRQFDVRIPPARYAEVTSRDGLDELVAEAVRERYAARERELGPDLLRALERHEMMIVIDQQWKDHLLSIDHLKEGIGLRGYGQRDPLTEYKKEAFELFQDMVERVKAAVVERLFKVQVVRDAPMELPALTAWADARESRGEMPQEPGRAPVGAARPQAPVRTAAGEKVGRNDPCPCGSGKKYKKCCYLKQ
- the ribD gene encoding bifunctional diaminohydroxyphosphoribosylaminopyrimidine deaminase/5-amino-6-(5-phosphoribosylamino)uracil reductase RibD; translated protein: MSAPDERFMRRALELAERGRGLTSPNPMVGAVVVTPSGEIAGEGVHLRAGGPHAEVEALAAAGPRARGATLYVTLEPCAHRGRTPPCASAVVEAAIARVVAAIGDPNPLVAGRGFEILRGAGIEVVYGVLAAEATSQNRVFLTAVTERRPHVTLKAGMTLDGKIADASGASRWISGEPARAHAHRLRSEADAIVVGVTTVLRDDPELTVRLARPWPREPYRVVLDTGARTPPGARLIRAGDPRRVLIAVGGGAPAEARERLAATGATVVPCPTRDGRVDPGALLAELYARDVRGVLVEGGGEVHAGFLDAGLVDRVAFFVAPLLLGGRTAPTAIGGAGRELKGGVRLGALAVTRLGDDLLVEADVVRETRGA
- the smc gene encoding chromosome segregation protein SMC, translating into MRLESITLHGFKSFGEKTVVKVLPGITGVVGPNGCGKSNISEAVRWALGEQSAKSLRGQRMEDVIFYGSASRKPVGLAEVELMFGNDGVLSVPWTEVAVARRLYRTGESEYLLNRNLARLRDILDLFAGTGANPRAYSVMDQDKLNHVLTAKPHERRIFIEEAAGVARYKQQRNETQGKLDAARQNLVRVRDVMDEVKRQLGSLERQAKKAQQYKALQTEKRDLALALAAADWMARVAEGERLAGEIGRLRDEEQVLRTRSAGLAAREARQRELLQASDHRLADLRQSVQKVQGELERLLERREQMGLQLRELAEEAVRVAEELRVTAERRETVLAERDAGHAGLAEATRQAEERDRAADDLAGRLERLRAALASERDRAEALRLEQARLAGERVDLMRQAGELREREAQLGRRAERLAQELTEVEAEAGRLHAQRARFVEAHDLAQTELGALEGERRQLAARLEGAARRLAEAEGGLADTRLALAARRSSLEALAELERQREGYGAGVRAVFGEGRASGLAGVVGTVADLLEVPPGMERAIEAALGERVQWVVVERFADARAAVDYLRERSLGAATFLPLEHLPSPAGTPADESGVRWAAGSVAAPSASLVHHLLGPVAIVEHLDRAEALWRRNGVVAIYVTPSGEVLGPTGRLHGGGETPASGVQHSLLARKRRLRELDDEVRRLAAGEAQAQTAVAALAEEVTAAREHAARLDQAVHTRRAQCLASEKDLEQAAREHERVQRHLETVRAESRQVELETEETARTLGQLGQRVELAREAEAAHEAAMARSRAAIDAAQVQEATLGGELTACRVELAGATERVDALGRELQRLGDMERDLAERLEQARRRQGQLHDRRAWLAEERERTDAGARDVAIERDRMEGETRLAAEQHEQLAAELRGLEGETRGVEGAIGRLISSVHELDLAATECRIRREELGQDAWRAYGVDEAGLRAGHDPARDLTGVRERVAELEERLAAIGPVNLVADDEYRELDERLTFLRTQHDDLVGSIKDLEKALRGMTRSAQERFAQAFEEINRHFQGIFERLFEGGRAELRLVEAEEGGDPLDTGVDLMAQPRGKRLQSVTLLSGGERALTGLALLFAIFYFRPSPFCVLDEVDAPLDDANIHRFLKVLRELTSQTQFLVITHNRKTMEAADVLYGVTMEEPGLSKLVSVNLNAQ
- the ftsY gene encoding signal recognition particle-docking protein FtsY, with the translated sequence MTFLSGLGARLREGLRRSQEYLAGGLGAVLAPERPIDETLYAELEELLIAADLGAALAADFTNRAREEVMFGTVTRADQLRPLFRRFLLDTLAAAAQPLSLDHRPAVVLMLGVNGAGKTTTAAKLAAALKGSGRHVLLAAADTFRAAAIEQLERWGERIGVEVIHQAAGSDPAAVVFDAVKAAAARGADALIVDTAGRLHTKSNLMEELAKLKRVIARQLPGAPHESLMVLDAPTGQNGFAQARVFHEAIGLSGVALTKLDGTAKGGIVVRIVRELRIPVKLIGVGERVEDLQTFEAEAFVDELVPPS
- a CDS encoding helix-turn-helix domain-containing protein, with the protein product MPSVGSYLRELRTRRGVSLEEISRSTRVLTSYLEALEADDFEALPAPVFTRGFIRAYCQTLGVAPDEAFAIYDGRAVDAPETKTTPEPHARPAGAAATAEAARRRETAETRSRSAVLAGFVLLVVLGVALFTVTLWLQPAREPRREERAAARAPEPRPAPDVEARPAAETPRPVPAPAMPGPPAGASTGAPPQIAGVTSLYRLVARTSELTWIRVRTQDGRTSEENIPAGETREWVSNRPFILTIGNAGGVAFELNGRPVPRLGPSGAVIERLVLPADVP